The following are encoded in a window of Streptomyces sp. Go-475 genomic DNA:
- a CDS encoding type I polyketide synthase: MGRDELIRPVADLLKEHAGAAPQRVAYADSSRSVTYGALERRTRGLAAYLVGTGLRRGDRVAICLGNRVETVESCLAVLRAGMVGVPLDPRSSDAELAHFLQDSGAAFVITDAPRLARLRRLGPPYDGLGVLVAGAGPVPADVQLLGSAAESGADVSGGSEGDGTESHATVGIDALGLDDPAWMLYTSGTTHRPKGVLSTQRAALWSVAACYAPVFGLSSDDRLLWPLPLFHSFSHSLAILGVTAVGASARIAGELPAPGGLRRELLTAYEELGGPFTLLAGVPATYHGLVGSAGAAPPAPRLCLVAGAPSGPALRAAVEETLGAPLLDAYGSTETCGMIAVNRPEGPRVDGSCGPPVPGVEMRVVDPGSGADVPDGEEGEVWVRSPGLMTRYHGRPEATAAALRDGWYRTGDLGRRVEHGHLRLTGRVGELIIRGGENIHPTEIEQALLRCPGVSDAVVVGEPHDVLGEVPVAFVVPGPDGMDPRRVLAACRDLLADYKVPARIREITAVPRTASGKIARHALNAPARTASRTDGTGPTAPHEAASPTARTTPTAAHEATAPTARTTPTAPHEATAPTARTTPTAAHEATAPTARTTPTATHEATATTADTTPTAPHEAVVGTMSTTLRERLLSLSRDDRQRALRETVLAETAGVCRLAPDEPPGPDSPFADLGMTSVGAVELVDRLTALTGLDLPSTLVFDHPTPEAVARYLGVALLEARPEDRPGPEGGQDGPAEDDPVVIVAMACRYPGDVESPEDLWELVSRGRDAISEFPADRGWDLDALYDPDPDRIGTSYTRHGGFLHRAAEFDAGLFGISPREALATDPQQRLLLETSWEVWERAGIDPASVRESDTGVFVGVMYGDYATRLTRPQELEAHLGLGSTGSVASGRLSYVYGLRGPAITVDTACSSSLVALHWAARALRSGECSLALAGGVTVMATPKSFLAFSRQRGLSPDGRCKSFSAAADGTAWGEGAGLVLLERLSDARRNGHPVLAVLRGSAVNSDGASNGLTAPHGPAQRRLIRQALADAGLRPGDVDAVEAHGTGTTLGDPIEAQAVLATYGQGREEPLWLGSVKSNLGHTQAAAGVAGVIKMVQAMRHGELPRTLHAESPTPHVDWSSGRVELLTAPRPWPASTRPRRAGVSAFGIGGTNAHVILEEAPGAAVSPEPGDAAPGAAVSARPEHAAPEAAVSARPGDAAPKAAGSARPGHAAPGTPGSARPEHAAPKAASSARPGHAAPGTPGSARPEHAAPKAAGSARPGHAAPGTAGSARPEHAAPKAAGSARPGHAAPGAAVSPEPASDRPAPWLLSAADETALRAQAGRLASAVARRPELLTADIGYSLAVSRGALAHRALVPSGDRTRMLEALRALAAGRSAPGVVHGVADPEVRTAFLFTGQGSQRPRMGAELRAAFPVFAAAFDEACRHLDDRLPRPLGVVLSAEPGSPEAALVDRTDFAQAGLFAFEVALFRLLESWGVRADRLVGHSVGELAAAHVAGVLDLPDAATLVAARGRLMQALPEGGAMVALDATEEEVLSRLDESHMGESSPAESSSAEFGFRVAIASVNGPRSVVISGADTAVRAVAAGFEAEGRRAVPLRVSHAFHSPLVEPMLDAFRRVAEELDFRPPRIPVVSTVTGRPAQAADLCSPEYWARHARLPVRFADAVHRLAADGVSAFLELGPGPALTAAVADCLPGAATNGPVLAAATRGGAYEPETLLSAVARLHVAGAAVDRKAVYARPGARRVDLPTYAFQRQRYWLDEPLPAPDAPDAQPLLGPAFPVSDTGRTVLTGLLSRAAHPWLADHVVAGRVIVPATVFVELAVRAGDEVGCDAVDDLVVLSPLALPGAAGVRVQVVVGAPDDSGRRPLDIYARPEESAEEVPWTRHVSGQLGRGRAAEDEPVPWPPEGAEAVDLSGAYAALADAGLAYGPAFQGAGAVWRRGDDVFAEVRLPAPHAAQAGRFGLHPALFDAASHAPLLAAPADASAIRVPFAWSGVRLYASGATEVRVRATRTGADTVSLTLTDPAGRLVARVDSLTTRELPAERAGLAKDVVRGSLLRPEWTAIELSGGVDDRRAWAVRGPDELGLAAFLPGAGEPEFVAVTAVARATAPDPPAAVHELTGRVLATLQDLQDDPGAAGSRLVVVTRDATAPVPDLAGAAVWGLVRTAQSELPGRVVLVDVDGRPESLRLLPAAVATGEPQLRLRDGRVTVPALAAVHEVADAGAAFGADGTVLITGGTGALGAELARHLVTAHDVRHLLLTARRGPRAPGAEELRAELAESGARVGIVACDAADRAALAEVVRRAEPPLTAVVHAAGVLDDGVLDSLTPARMAAVLRPKADAAWHLHELTRDSGLSAFVVFSSVSGLLGRAGQGNYAAANSFLDALALRRAAEGLPALSLAWGPWEHTGGMAAGQPPMRPRSRDVLMPLSTRQGLALFDAAVRTSEPVLVPVLLDRAALRSPGGPLPPPLRGIVRPNRPAAAATATATAMASGSPGGAGRTPEPGAWRARLDRLPVSDRRAALTELLRADVADVLGYPHADALPPGRSLAELGFDSLTAVQLRNRLSTALGLRLPVGVVFDHRTAEDLARHLLGLLPTEPTAAATEPTASPTEPTAARTATATAAREETGPITAAAREKTGPITAAAREVTDPTTATTREAVPATAGPGSRPAHTLSSLFRNVRAAGQPVAAMHLLVTASWALPTFPAARGHEHALPPIRRSPARPGSGRPGPGRPAIVYFPAYHPSLPSDGGDFPRFHRALGDDLDVLEFPHPGIGAGTAVPENLAALAHTQAGAVLRHVGDGPFVIVGRSAGGNVAHLVAHRLEGMGRAASGLVLLDTYHVTPDNSGTDWLVSLAAPPPRGTGQPDVAGDDDSTLAAVGAYNRIFLGWTPEPVTTPTLLVRALRPTPAMADSADGDGWRTSWPTAHDVVDVPGDHLTMMREHAGSTASAIRAWIEARARPTLALPIESR; the protein is encoded by the coding sequence ATGGGGCGTGACGAGCTGATCAGGCCGGTGGCGGACCTGTTGAAGGAGCACGCCGGGGCGGCGCCGCAGCGGGTCGCGTACGCCGACTCCTCGCGCAGCGTCACCTACGGCGCGCTGGAGCGGCGCACCCGGGGCCTGGCGGCGTACCTCGTCGGGACGGGGCTGCGCCGCGGCGACCGTGTCGCGATCTGCCTCGGCAACCGTGTGGAGACGGTGGAGAGCTGCCTCGCCGTCCTGCGGGCCGGGATGGTCGGCGTCCCGCTCGACCCGCGGTCCTCGGACGCCGAACTGGCCCACTTCCTCCAGGACAGCGGTGCCGCGTTCGTCATCACGGACGCCCCGCGCCTCGCCCGGCTGCGGCGCCTGGGACCGCCGTACGACGGCCTGGGCGTCCTGGTCGCGGGGGCCGGCCCGGTCCCGGCGGACGTCCAGCTGCTCGGCAGCGCGGCGGAGAGCGGCGCGGACGTGAGCGGCGGGTCCGAGGGCGACGGGACCGAGAGCCACGCGACCGTCGGGATCGACGCGCTCGGCCTCGACGATCCGGCCTGGATGCTCTACACCTCGGGCACCACCCACCGGCCGAAGGGCGTGCTGTCCACACAGCGGGCCGCGCTGTGGTCCGTGGCCGCCTGCTACGCGCCGGTGTTCGGTCTCTCGTCCGACGACCGGCTGCTGTGGCCGCTCCCCCTGTTCCACAGTTTCAGCCATTCGCTGGCGATCCTGGGCGTGACGGCGGTGGGCGCGAGCGCGAGGATCGCCGGGGAGCTGCCGGCGCCGGGTGGTCTGCGGCGGGAGTTGCTCACGGCGTACGAGGAACTCGGCGGTCCCTTCACCCTGCTGGCCGGCGTGCCGGCGACGTACCACGGGCTGGTCGGCTCGGCCGGTGCGGCCCCGCCGGCGCCGCGGCTGTGCCTCGTGGCGGGCGCGCCGAGTGGTCCCGCGCTGCGCGCGGCCGTGGAGGAGACCCTGGGAGCACCGCTGCTCGACGCGTACGGCAGCACCGAGACCTGCGGCATGATCGCGGTCAATCGGCCCGAGGGGCCCCGGGTCGACGGTTCCTGCGGGCCGCCCGTGCCGGGGGTGGAGATGCGTGTCGTCGATCCGGGGAGCGGCGCGGACGTCCCCGACGGTGAGGAGGGCGAGGTCTGGGTGCGTTCGCCCGGCCTGATGACCCGTTACCACGGCCGGCCAGAGGCGACTGCCGCCGCGCTGCGGGACGGCTGGTACCGCACCGGGGACCTCGGCCGCCGCGTCGAGCACGGCCACCTGCGGCTCACCGGGCGGGTCGGCGAGCTGATCATCCGGGGCGGCGAGAACATCCACCCGACGGAGATCGAGCAGGCCCTGCTGCGGTGTCCCGGCGTGTCCGACGCCGTGGTCGTGGGGGAGCCGCACGACGTGCTCGGTGAGGTGCCGGTCGCCTTCGTCGTACCGGGCCCGGACGGGATGGATCCCCGGCGGGTGCTCGCCGCGTGCCGGGACCTCCTGGCCGACTACAAGGTGCCGGCCCGGATCCGCGAGATCACCGCCGTCCCGCGCACCGCGTCGGGCAAGATCGCCCGGCACGCCCTGAACGCCCCGGCGCGGACCGCTTCCCGCACGGACGGCACCGGGCCCACGGCCCCGCACGAGGCCGCCTCCCCCACCGCCCGCACCACGCCCACCGCCGCGCACGAGGCCACCGCCCCCACCGCCCGCACCACGCCCACCGCCCCGCACGAGGCCACCGCCCCCACCGCCCGCACCACGCCCACCGCCGCGCACGAGGCCACCGCCCCCACCGCCCGCACCACGCCCACCGCCACGCACGAGGCCACCGCCACCACCGCCGACACCACGCCCACCGCCCCGCACGAGGCCGTCGTCGGCACCATGTCCACCACCCTGCGTGAGCGGCTCCTGTCGCTGTCGCGGGACGACCGGCAGCGCGCGTTGCGCGAGACGGTGCTCGCCGAGACGGCCGGGGTGTGCCGGCTCGCCCCGGACGAACCGCCCGGCCCGGACAGCCCCTTCGCCGATCTCGGCATGACGTCCGTCGGCGCCGTCGAACTGGTGGACCGGCTCACCGCGCTGACCGGCCTGGACCTGCCGTCGACGCTGGTCTTCGACCACCCGACGCCGGAGGCGGTCGCCCGGTACCTGGGGGTCGCGCTCCTCGAAGCCCGGCCCGAGGACCGCCCGGGGCCGGAGGGCGGACAGGACGGGCCCGCCGAGGACGATCCCGTCGTCATCGTCGCCATGGCCTGCCGCTACCCCGGTGACGTCGAATCCCCCGAGGACCTGTGGGAGTTGGTGTCGCGGGGGCGGGACGCCATCTCGGAGTTCCCGGCCGACCGCGGCTGGGACCTGGACGCCCTGTACGACCCCGATCCCGACCGGATCGGCACGTCGTACACGCGGCACGGCGGGTTCCTGCACCGTGCCGCGGAGTTCGACGCCGGGCTGTTCGGGATCTCGCCGCGAGAGGCGCTCGCGACGGATCCGCAGCAGCGGCTGCTCCTGGAGACGTCCTGGGAGGTGTGGGAGCGGGCCGGGATCGACCCGGCGTCGGTGCGCGAGAGCGACACCGGTGTGTTCGTCGGCGTGATGTACGGCGACTACGCCACCCGCCTCACCCGTCCCCAGGAGCTGGAGGCGCACCTGGGGCTCGGTTCGACGGGCAGTGTGGCCTCCGGGCGGCTGTCGTACGTGTACGGTCTGCGCGGTCCCGCCATCACGGTCGACACCGCGTGTTCGTCCTCGCTGGTGGCGCTGCACTGGGCGGCGCGGGCGCTGCGCTCGGGCGAGTGCTCGCTGGCGCTGGCCGGCGGAGTCACGGTGATGGCGACGCCCAAGTCGTTCCTCGCCTTCAGCCGGCAGCGCGGGCTGTCGCCGGACGGGCGCTGCAAGTCGTTCTCGGCGGCGGCGGACGGTACGGCCTGGGGCGAGGGTGCGGGGCTCGTGCTGCTGGAGCGGTTGTCGGACGCACGGCGCAACGGCCATCCGGTGCTGGCCGTGCTCCGCGGCTCCGCCGTCAACTCCGACGGCGCGTCCAACGGGCTCACCGCGCCCCACGGCCCCGCTCAGCGGCGGCTGATCCGGCAGGCACTGGCGGACGCGGGGCTGCGCCCCGGTGACGTGGACGCGGTGGAGGCCCACGGCACGGGCACCACGCTGGGCGATCCCATCGAGGCGCAGGCCGTCCTGGCCACGTACGGGCAGGGCCGGGAGGAGCCGCTGTGGCTCGGGTCGGTCAAGTCCAACCTCGGGCACACGCAGGCGGCGGCCGGAGTCGCCGGCGTCATCAAGATGGTGCAGGCCATGCGGCACGGGGAGCTGCCGCGGACCCTGCACGCCGAGTCGCCCACGCCGCACGTCGACTGGTCCTCGGGCCGGGTGGAACTGCTGACGGCCCCCCGGCCCTGGCCGGCCTCGACCCGACCGCGGCGCGCGGGGGTCTCGGCCTTCGGAATCGGCGGAACCAACGCCCACGTGATCCTGGAAGAGGCCCCGGGGGCGGCTGTTTCCCCGGAGCCGGGGGATGCGGCGCCCGGGGCGGCTGTTTCCGCCCGACCGGAGCACGCGGCCCCGGAGGCGGCTGTTTCCGCCCGACCGGGGGACGCGGCCCCGAAGGCGGCCGGCTCCGCCAGGCCGGGCCATGCGGCACCCGGGACGCCCGGCTCCGCCCGGCCGGAACACGCGGCCCCGAAGGCGGCCAGCTCCGCCAGGCCGGGCCATGCGGCACCCGGGACGCCCGGCTCCGCCCGGCCGGAACACGCGGCCCCGAAGGCGGCCGGCTCCGCCAGGCCGGGCCATGCGGCACCCGGGACGGCCGGCTCCGCCCGGCCGGAACACGCGGCCCCGAAGGCGGCCGGCTCCGCCAGGCCGGGGCATGCGGCGCCCGGCGCGGCCGTTTCTCCTGAGCCGGCCTCGGACCGGCCCGCCCCGTGGCTGCTCTCCGCCGCCGACGAGACCGCCCTGCGCGCCCAGGCCGGACGGCTCGCGAGTGCGGTGGCGCGTCGGCCGGAGCTGCTGACCGCCGACATCGGCTACTCGCTGGCGGTGTCGCGCGGCGCCCTCGCCCACCGGGCACTCGTGCCGAGTGGTGACCGGACCCGCATGCTGGAGGCACTGCGCGCCCTCGCGGCGGGCCGGAGCGCGCCGGGAGTCGTCCACGGGGTGGCGGACCCGGAGGTCCGTACGGCGTTCCTGTTCACCGGACAGGGCTCCCAGCGCCCGCGGATGGGTGCCGAACTGCGCGCCGCTTTCCCGGTCTTCGCCGCGGCCTTCGACGAGGCGTGCCGGCACCTGGACGACCGTCTCCCCCGGCCGCTCGGCGTGGTGCTGTCCGCCGAGCCGGGCTCACCGGAGGCGGCCCTGGTGGACCGTACGGACTTCGCCCAGGCCGGACTGTTCGCCTTCGAGGTGGCCCTGTTCCGGCTGCTGGAGTCGTGGGGCGTGCGGGCCGACCGGCTGGTGGGCCACTCCGTCGGCGAGCTGGCGGCCGCGCACGTCGCCGGTGTGCTGGATCTGCCCGACGCGGCGACGCTCGTCGCGGCGCGCGGCCGGCTGATGCAGGCCCTGCCCGAGGGCGGCGCGATGGTGGCACTGGACGCGACGGAGGAGGAAGTCCTGTCGCGCCTGGACGAGTCGCACATGGGCGAGTCGAGCCCGGCCGAGTCGAGCTCGGCCGAGTTCGGGTTCCGGGTCGCGATCGCCTCCGTCAACGGGCCCCGCTCAGTGGTGATCTCGGGCGCGGATACCGCCGTACGGGCGGTCGCGGCCGGCTTCGAGGCGGAGGGCCGCCGGGCCGTGCCGCTGCGGGTGAGCCACGCCTTCCACTCGCCGCTGGTGGAGCCGATGCTCGACGCGTTCCGGCGCGTCGCCGAGGAGCTGGACTTCCGGCCGCCGCGCATCCCGGTCGTCTCCACCGTGACGGGCCGGCCCGCACAGGCCGCGGACCTGTGCTCCCCCGAGTACTGGGCGCGGCACGCCCGGCTGCCCGTGCGCTTCGCGGACGCGGTGCACCGGCTCGCGGCGGACGGAGTCTCCGCCTTCCTGGAACTCGGTCCGGGGCCGGCGCTCACCGCGGCGGTCGCCGACTGCCTGCCCGGCGCGGCGACGAACGGTCCCGTGCTCGCCGCGGCCACCCGGGGCGGTGCGTACGAACCGGAGACGCTCCTGTCGGCCGTGGCGCGGCTGCACGTGGCCGGGGCCGCCGTCGACCGGAAGGCGGTGTACGCGCGTCCCGGCGCGCGGCGGGTGGACCTGCCGACGTACGCCTTCCAGCGGCAGCGCTACTGGCTCGACGAACCCCTCCCGGCGCCCGACGCGCCCGACGCCCAGCCGCTGCTGGGCCCGGCCTTCCCCGTGTCGGACACCGGGCGGACGGTACTGACCGGGCTGTTGTCCCGCGCGGCCCACCCCTGGCTCGCGGACCACGTCGTCGCCGGGCGGGTGATCGTACCGGCGACGGTGTTCGTGGAGCTGGCCGTGCGGGCGGGCGACGAGGTGGGCTGCGACGCGGTCGACGACCTCGTGGTGCTGTCGCCGCTCGCCCTGCCCGGCGCCGCAGGGGTGCGTGTCCAGGTCGTGGTGGGTGCGCCCGACGACTCGGGCCGCCGGCCGCTCGACATCTACGCCCGGCCGGAGGAGTCCGCCGAGGAGGTCCCGTGGACCCGGCACGTCTCCGGGCAGCTGGGCCGCGGCCGCGCCGCCGAGGACGAGCCGGTTCCGTGGCCGCCCGAGGGCGCCGAGGCGGTGGACCTCAGCGGAGCGTACGCCGCCCTCGCCGATGCGGGACTCGCGTACGGGCCCGCCTTCCAGGGCGCCGGCGCCGTCTGGCGTCGCGGCGACGACGTCTTCGCGGAGGTCCGGCTGCCCGCGCCGCACGCCGCGCAGGCGGGCCGCTTCGGGCTCCATCCGGCGCTGTTCGACGCCGCGTCGCACGCGCCGCTGCTGGCCGCGCCCGCCGACGCGAGCGCGATCCGGGTGCCGTTCGCGTGGAGCGGGGTGCGCCTGTACGCCTCCGGGGCCACGGAGGTACGGGTCCGGGCGACCCGGACCGGCGCGGACACCGTCTCGCTCACCCTCACCGACCCGGCGGGCCGGCTCGTGGCCCGCGTGGACTCCCTGACCACCAGGGAACTCCCGGCCGAGCGGGCCGGCCTGGCGAAGGACGTCGTACGAGGGTCTCTGCTGCGCCCGGAATGGACCGCCATCGAACTCTCCGGCGGCGTCGACGATCGTCGCGCCTGGGCGGTGCGCGGGCCGGACGAGCTCGGCCTCGCCGCGTTCCTGCCCGGCGCCGGGGAACCGGAGTTCGTCGCCGTCACGGCCGTGGCCCGCGCGACGGCCCCCGATCCGCCGGCGGCCGTGCACGAGCTGACCGGCAGGGTGCTCGCGACGCTCCAGGACCTCCAGGACGATCCGGGCGCGGCGGGCTCACGGCTGGTGGTGGTGACGCGGGACGCCACCGCGCCGGTGCCGGATCTGGCGGGGGCGGCGGTCTGGGGACTGGTGCGCACGGCCCAGTCGGAGCTGCCCGGCCGGGTCGTCCTGGTCGACGTGGACGGGCGGCCCGAGTCGCTGCGGCTGCTGCCCGCGGCCGTCGCCACCGGCGAGCCGCAACTGCGGTTGCGGGACGGGCGGGTGACGGTTCCCGCACTGGCCGCCGTCCACGAGGTCGCGGACGCGGGGGCCGCCTTCGGCGCGGACGGCACGGTGCTCATCACCGGGGGCACCGGGGCGCTCGGCGCCGAACTCGCCCGTCACCTGGTCACCGCGCACGACGTACGGCATCTGCTGCTCACCGCACGCCGTGGACCGCGGGCGCCCGGGGCCGAGGAACTGCGCGCCGAGCTGGCGGAGTCGGGGGCACGGGTCGGCATCGTCGCCTGTGACGCCGCCGACCGTGCCGCCCTGGCCGAGGTGGTCCGGCGCGCGGAACCGCCGCTGACGGCCGTGGTGCACGCGGCCGGGGTCCTCGACGACGGCGTGCTGGACTCGCTGACGCCCGCGCGGATGGCCGCCGTGCTGCGGCCGAAGGCGGACGCGGCCTGGCATCTCCACGAACTCACCCGGGACTCGGGGCTGTCGGCGTTCGTCGTGTTCTCCTCCGTCTCCGGTCTGCTGGGCCGGGCCGGCCAGGGCAACTACGCGGCCGCGAACTCCTTCCTCGACGCCCTCGCCCTGCGCCGCGCCGCCGAGGGACTGCCCGCGCTCTCGCTGGCGTGGGGCCCGTGGGAGCACACCGGCGGCATGGCGGCGGGGCAGCCCCCGATGCGGCCCAGGTCGCGTGACGTGCTGATGCCGCTGTCCACGCGGCAGGGCCTGGCCCTGTTCGACGCCGCGGTGCGCACGAGCGAGCCGGTCCTGGTGCCGGTCCTGCTGGACCGCGCCGCGCTGCGGTCCCCGGGAGGGCCGCTGCCACCGCCGTTGCGGGGCATCGTCCGCCCGAACCGGCCGGCCGCCGCGGCGACGGCGACGGCGACGGCGATGGCGTCCGGTTCTCCCGGAGGTGCCGGGCGGACGCCGGAGCCGGGGGCCTGGCGGGCGCGGCTGGACCGGCTGCCCGTGAGCGACCGGCGGGCGGCGCTCACGGAACTGCTGCGCGCCGATGTGGCCGACGTGCTCGGCTACCCGCACGCCGACGCGCTGCCGCCCGGCAGGTCCCTCGCCGAGCTGGGATTCGACTCCCTGACGGCGGTGCAGCTGCGCAACCGGCTGAGCACCGCGCTGGGGCTCCGGCTGCCGGTGGGCGTGGTGTTCGACCACCGCACGGCGGAGGACCTGGCCCGCCACCTGCTCGGCCTGCTGCCCACCGAGCCGACCGCCGCGGCCACCGAGCCGACCGCGTCGCCCACCGAGCCGACTGCCGCGCGCACCGCGACCGCCACGGCCGCCCGCGAGGAAACGGGCCCGATCACCGCAGCCGCCCGCGAGAAAACGGGCCCGATCACCGCAGCCGCCCGTGAGGTCACGGACCCCACCACCGCAACCACCCGCGAAGCCGTCCCGGCCACCGCGGGGCCCGGGTCGCGGCCCGCCCACACCCTGTCCTCGCTGTTCCGGAACGTCCGGGCTGCCGGGCAACCGGTGGCCGCGATGCACCTGCTCGTCACCGCGTCCTGGGCCCTGCCCACCTTCCCGGCCGCGCGGGGCCACGAGCACGCGCTGCCCCCGATCCGCCGCTCCCCCGCCCGGCCCGGCTCCGGACGGCCCGGCCCCGGACGGCCGGCGATCGTCTACTTCCCGGCCTACCACCCCTCGCTCCCCTCGGACGGCGGGGACTTCCCCCGCTTCCACCGTGCCCTCGGGGACGATCTCGACGTCCTGGAGTTCCCGCATCCCGGGATCGGCGCCGGGACGGCCGTACCCGAGAACCTCGCCGCGCTGGCGCACACGCAGGCCGGGGCCGTCCTGCGGCACGTCGGAGACGGGCCTTTCGTGATCGTGGGGCGGTCCGCGGGCGGCAACGTCGCGCACCTCGTGGCCCACCGGCTGGAAGGCATGGGCCGGGCGGCGTCCGGCCTGGTGCTGCTGGACACGTACCACGTCACGCCGGACAACAGCGGCACGGACTGGCTGGTGTCCCTGGCCGCTCCCCCGCCGCGGGGAACCGGGCAGCCCGACGTCGCCGGGGACGACGACAGCACCCTGGCCGCGGTGGGGGCGTACAACCGGATCTTCCTCGGCTGGACGCCCGAGCCGGTCACCACGCCCACGCTCCTCGTGCGCGCACTGCGGCCCACGCCCGCCATGGCCGACTCCGCCGACGGTGACGGCTGGCGCACGTCCTGGCCGACGGCGCACGACGTCGTGGACGTCCCCGGCGACCACCTGACGATGATGCGGGAACACGCCGGGAGCACCGCGTCGGCGATCCGCGCCTGGATCGAGGCGCGGGCGAGGCCCACCCTTGCCCTTCCTATCGAATCTCGATAG
- a CDS encoding HSP90 family protein, producing MTLPDTAATPAGADRTFQVDLRGLVDLLSHHLYSSPRVYLRELMQNAVDALTARHTLEPAAPADAFGVRLYADGSVVRVEDDGVGLTEADVHSFLATIGRSSKRADRIAEQRGDFIGQFGIGLLSCFLVADEIHVLSRSARTPDAPAVEWRGRGDGSYTVRTLPASARPRPGTTVTLTPRADAGEWTRPAQVHALARHFGSLLRHPVTFDDGTAGPDAPGASVNPEPAPWARTYPTPGARSRALAAYAEEVFGFTPLDTIELDLPAVGLKGIACVLPETVPAGRRHGHRVHVKGMLLSEQAEEILPDWAFFVRCVVDAESLRPTASRESLYEDDTLAAVRDALAERLRAWIARAAASDPDLLHRFLQAHHLAVKSLAVHDDEILRMLLPWLPFETTDGHCTLDEFARTHRTVLVTSTVEEFRQVAAIASAAGLGVVNGGYTYDRELVHRLPEVRPEVAVADLDPATLTAHLDPVDRETELAAAAYLAQARDALAVFDCDVALRTFQPASAPALLVDSREARHERTRSQLAREQEGGLWGDILGALRQEAPRAQLILNQLNPLVRTAVTIDEPELARTSAEALYGQAAMLSRRPLRPAESSLINRSFLDLLAHALRKDS from the coding sequence ATGACTCTGCCCGACACCGCCGCGACCCCGGCCGGCGCCGACCGCACCTTCCAGGTGGATCTGCGCGGCCTCGTCGACCTCCTCTCCCACCACCTCTACTCCAGCCCCCGCGTCTACCTGCGCGAACTCATGCAGAACGCGGTGGACGCGCTGACCGCCCGGCACACCCTCGAACCGGCCGCCCCCGCCGACGCCTTCGGTGTCCGCCTGTACGCCGACGGCTCGGTGGTCCGCGTCGAGGACGACGGCGTCGGACTCACCGAGGCCGACGTCCACAGCTTCCTCGCCACCATCGGCCGCAGCAGCAAGCGCGCCGACCGGATCGCCGAGCAGCGCGGCGACTTCATCGGCCAGTTCGGCATCGGCCTGCTCTCCTGCTTCCTGGTCGCCGACGAGATCCACGTCCTGAGCCGCTCGGCCCGCACCCCGGACGCCCCGGCCGTGGAGTGGCGCGGACGCGGCGACGGCAGCTACACCGTCCGCACCCTGCCCGCCTCCGCCCGCCCCCGGCCCGGCACCACCGTCACGCTGACCCCGCGCGCCGACGCGGGCGAGTGGACCCGCCCGGCCCAGGTGCACGCCCTGGCCCGCCACTTCGGGTCCCTGCTGCGCCACCCGGTGACCTTCGACGACGGCACGGCCGGCCCCGACGCCCCGGGCGCGTCCGTCAACCCCGAGCCCGCCCCCTGGGCGCGCACGTACCCCACCCCGGGAGCCCGCTCCCGCGCCCTGGCCGCGTACGCCGAGGAGGTGTTCGGCTTCACGCCGCTGGACACCATCGAGCTGGACCTGCCGGCCGTCGGCCTGAAGGGCATCGCCTGCGTGCTGCCCGAGACGGTCCCGGCCGGGCGCCGCCACGGCCACCGGGTGCACGTCAAGGGCATGCTGCTCTCCGAGCAGGCCGAGGAGATCCTGCCCGACTGGGCGTTCTTCGTCCGCTGCGTCGTCGACGCCGAGAGCCTGCGCCCGACGGCGTCCCGCGAGTCCCTGTACGAGGACGACACCCTCGCCGCCGTCCGCGACGCCCTCGCCGAGCGGCTGCGCGCCTGGATCGCCCGGGCCGCCGCCAGCGACCCGGACCTGCTGCACCGCTTCCTCCAGGCCCACCACCTGGCCGTGAAGTCCCTCGCCGTGCACGACGACGAGATCCTGCGGATGCTGCTGCCCTGGCTGCCGTTCGAGACCACCGACGGGCACTGCACCCTCGACGAGTTCGCGCGCACCCACCGCACCGTGCTGGTGACGTCGACCGTGGAGGAGTTCCGCCAGGTCGCGGCGATCGCCTCGGCCGCCGGACTCGGCGTCGTCAACGGCGGCTACACCTACGACCGGGAACTGGTCCACCGCCTGCCCGAGGTCAGGCCCGAGGTCGCCGTCGCCGACCTCGACCCGGCGACCCTCACCGCCCACCTCGACCCCGTCGACCGCGAGACGGAACTCGCCGCCGCGGCCTACCTCGCCCAGGCCCGCGACGCCCTCGCCGTCTTCGACTGCGACGTCGCGCTGCGCACCTTCCAGCCCGCCTCCGCCCCCGCCCTCCTCGTCGACAGCCGCGAGGCCCGGCACGAGCGCACCCGCTCCCAGCTCGCCCGCGAGCAGGAGGGCGGCCTGTGGGGCGACATCCTCGGCGCCCTGCGTCAGGAGGCCCCGCGGGCCCAGCTGATCCTCAACCAGCTCAACCCGCTGGTGCGCACCGCCGTCACCATCGACGAGCCCGAGCTGGCCCGCACCAGCGCCGAAGCCCTCTACGGACAGGCCGCCATGCTGTCCCGCCGCCCGCTGAGGCCCGCCGAGTCGAGCCTCATCAACCGCTCCTTCCTCGACCTCCTCGCCCACGCCCTCCGCAAGGACAGCTGA